One segment of bacterium DNA contains the following:
- a CDS encoding DUF3419 family protein, with protein sequence MNQSYARHLNYTSVNEDWRTEVEGLKLRPGDRVLCPTGSGVRPLALLAAEDVRLTAIDFAPAQNHLLRLLIAALQELSVEDAMGFVGLHDRPAAERLNRLVCLHLPEATRAFWTAHRKKIARGVLYQGRFEQRFQQQARMIRRFRGKTVQELFAFDDIERQRAFVQTKWDTRTWRSVSRLALNPLVLRLTGADPAYYTNTAEPPRVMLYRTMLAGLNRHVAKDNFMLSLALTGRLPESDLPPHLRADGIARIQPRLRNLEIVDAEVVAYLKSPDAPRFDRYSLSDVCSYMNTSEFSDLIHAVVESAVPGGRFVLRQFLTRYEVPPELTSRLAREPALEKRLAAEDRSIGYEFIIAEVAGQ encoded by the coding sequence GTGAATCAGTCGTACGCTCGACACTTGAACTACACCTCAGTGAACGAGGACTGGCGGACCGAGGTCGAGGGGCTGAAACTGCGACCGGGCGACCGCGTATTATGCCCGACAGGGAGCGGTGTCCGGCCGCTCGCGCTTCTGGCGGCCGAGGATGTTCGCCTCACGGCGATTGATTTCGCCCCTGCCCAGAACCACTTGCTACGGCTGCTCATCGCGGCGCTGCAGGAGCTTTCGGTAGAAGACGCGATGGGCTTTGTCGGTCTCCACGACCGCCCGGCGGCAGAACGGCTCAACCGTCTCGTCTGCCTGCATCTGCCTGAGGCCACGCGGGCCTTTTGGACCGCCCACCGGAAGAAGATCGCCCGGGGTGTGCTCTACCAGGGCCGCTTCGAGCAGCGCTTCCAGCAGCAGGCGCGCATGATTCGCCGATTTCGCGGCAAGACAGTCCAGGAGCTTTTTGCTTTTGACGATATCGAACGCCAGCGGGCGTTCGTCCAGACGAAGTGGGATACGCGGACATGGCGGAGTGTCTCCCGGCTGGCGCTGAATCCGTTGGTCCTTCGGTTGACCGGCGCCGACCCGGCCTATTACACCAATACTGCCGAGCCCCCGCGAGTCATGCTCTATCGCACGATGCTGGCCGGCCTGAACCGCCATGTGGCCAAGGACAACTTCATGCTTTCGCTGGCTCTTACCGGCCGCCTGCCGGAGAGCGACCTGCCGCCCCACCTGCGCGCCGACGGCATCGCCCGAATCCAGCCCCGGCTGAGAAACCTCGAGATAGTCGACGCCGAAGTCGTCGCGTACCTCAAGTCTCCTGACGCTCCGCGCTTCGACCGGTACTCGCTCTCGGACGTTTGTTCCTACATGAATACCAGCGAGTTCTCCGACCTGATTCACGCGGTTGTGGAATCGGCCGTACCCGGTGGCCGCTTTGTCCTGAGGCAGTTCCTCACGCGCTACGAGGTCCCACCCGAACTGACTTCGCGCCTGGCACGAGAACCGGCACTCGAAAAGCGCCTGGCGGCTGAGGACCGGTCAATCGGCTACGAGTTCATCATTGCCGAGGTCGCGGGGCAATAG